From one Rhopalosiphum padi isolate XX-2018 chromosome 2, ASM2088224v1, whole genome shotgun sequence genomic stretch:
- the LOC132919626 gene encoding U3 small nucleolar ribonucleoprotein protein MPP10 — MTNVDFIATFQKLTVNPLDYLDVQTNVAEETTNLLKQLYDTTKSIETIIDNANDDSLPELIVKDFDEEQIWQELELQNSARLKLLANTIQGFTKNDLIYLDESNSTQTKKNLKVTKLINDKTKINNSEDLENDDEEDKEDEDDDINSEDEDEDEDNISDIEEAEPSTNKKTFKKSVVDDDFFKLSEMENFLLSEEKLETTKDKSKLLEDDVDFFQDLQSENEEEDNFGPMYQEFFEKQTNITRKTTKSKKSVRFEMDEEISEDTEDNEEDTNEPNENNNEHLSTLEMRSERINKRIAKLEEEAISDNKPWALKGEVAAKDRPQNSLLEEAVEFDVCTRPAPIITEETTVKLEDIILQRIKDKAWDDVERKIKQTNAPHEFKKQLILNQEKSKESLSQIYEKEFIKQREAADPENKNKPEEEPKEHKEIDLLIKELFRKLDALTNYHYTPKQAIPDLKIVNNLPAISMEEVAPVATTDASLLAPEEIQRKFKAPVLGKEERTSTDKKRERRKKKHLQRKKRITKESKLKEMEKNGFKPKHNKDNAQVELKRLTSSGHQIKELKSVDDKSMKSSKDFFSRLQDQARNEIDGKKRIMKQSNRNNTKKFKK, encoded by the exons ATGACAAATGTAGATTTCATTGCGACATTCCAAAAGTTAACTGTGAATCCATTAGATTATCTAGA tGTGCAAACCAATGTTGCCGAAGAGACGACCAATTTGTTGAAACAATTGTATGATACTACTAAGAGTATTGAAACAATAATTGACAACGCCAATGATGACTCTCTGCCTGAGCTAATAGTCAAAGATTTTGACGAAGAACAAATATGGCAAGAACTGGAACTACAAAACTCGGCACGATTAAAACTATTAGCAAATACTATTCAGGGGTTCacaaaaaatgatttgatttacCTTGATGAGTCTAATA gtacacaaacaaaaaaaaatctaaaagtgACAaagttaattaatgataaaactaaaataaaca actCTGAAGATTTGGAGAATGATGATGAAGAGGATAAAGAGGATGAAGATGATGATATAAATAGTGAAGATGAAGATGAAGATGAAGATAATATTTCTGACATAGAAGAGGCAGAACCTTcaactaataaaaaaa CATTTAAAAAGTCAGTAGTCGACGatgattttttcaaattgtcaGAAatggaaaactttttattatcagAGGAAAAATTAGAAACTACCAAAGATAAATCAAAACTTCTAGAAGACGATGTTGACTTTTTTCAAGACCTACAATCGGAAAATGAA GAAGAAGATAATTTTGGTCCTATGTATCAAGAATTTTTTGAGAAACAGACAAATATAACTAGGAAAACAACCAAATCGAAAAAAAGTGTAAGATTTGAAATGGATGAGGAAATAAGTGAAGATACTGAAGATAATGAAGAAGACACAAATGAACCTAATGAAAACAATAACGAACATTTATCAACACTAGAAATGAGATCAGAACGGATTAATAAACGTATTGCAAAATTAGAAGAAGAAGCTATATCTGATAATAAACCTTGGGCTTTGAAGGGTGAAGTTGCCGCTAAAGATCGTCCTCAAAATTCTTTATTAGAAGAGGCTGTTGAATTTGATGTCTGTACTCGTCCAG cacCAATTATTACTGAAGAAACAACAGTAAAATTGGAAGACATCATTCTACAAAGAATAAAGGACAAAGCATGGGATGATGTAGagcgaaaaataaaacaaacaaatgcacctcatgaatttaaaaaacaattgattttaAACCAAGAAAAGAGCAAAGAAAGCTTATCCCAAATTTACGAAAAA gaatttattaaacaaagagAGGCAGCTGatcctgaaaataaaaataaacctgaAGAAGAACCAAAAGAGCATAaagaaattgatttattaattaaagaattatttagaaaattagacGCCCTTACCAACTATCATTATACTCCTAAAcag GCAATTcctgatttaaaaattgtcaataatttACCAGCTATATCAATGGAAGAAGTAGCTCCAGTTGCCACAACTGATGCATCATTATTAGCACCAGAAGAAATACaaa gAAAGTTCAAAGCACCAGTTCTTGGCAAGGAGGAACGTACTAGTACAGATAAAAAACGTGAACGTcgaaagaaaaaacatttacaGCGCAAGAAGCGGATTACAAAAGAATCTAAACTCAAGGAAATGGAAAAAAACGGGTTCAAACCTAAGCATAACAAAGATAATGCTCAAGTAGAACTGAAACGATTAACCAGTAGTGGACATCAAATTAAAGAA TTAAAATCTGTGGATGACAAAAGTATGAAATCATCTAAAGATTTCTTTTCCAGACTGCAGGATCAGGCGAGAAATGAAATTGATGGAAAGAAAAGAATTATGAAGCAAagtaatagaaataatactaaaaaatttaaaaaataa
- the LOC132919628 gene encoding ubiquitin carboxyl-terminal hydrolase isozyme L5 isoform X1, with protein sequence MSDSVGWCLIESDPGVFTELIRELGVTGAQVEELWTLDSSLFEAIKPVHGLIFLFRWIGEDQPDGQIVRDSRIERLFFAKQVINNACATQAILSVLFNCRHPDIELGATLSEFKEFSQKFDANMKGLALSNSQKIRSVHNSFGRSNSIFEFDDTAKPKSKDDEAYHFVAIVPIDGRLYELDGLKEGPIDLGLIKPNTDWVEAAKPFIEKRINKYKEGEVHFNLMAVVSDRKLILEQRLMSLKTEELDEATKISEETNIRMKIADEEDKMKRYKIENARRKHNYLPLIVEILKLLAKDGKLVPLYERAKAKTLEKEKQKIGKA encoded by the exons ATGTCAGATTCAGTTGGTTGGTGCTTAATCGAAAGCGATCCCGGCGTATTTACGGAACTAATTCGTGAACTTG GTGTGACCGGTGCTCAAGTTGAAGAATTATGGACATTGGACAGTAGTTTGTTTGAAGCGATCAA gcCTGTTCACGGTTTAATATTTCTCTTCCGGTGGATAGGAGAAGACCAACCTGATGGACAAATTGTCAGGGATTCAAGAATTGAAAGGTTATTCTTTGCTAAACAG gttaTTAATAATGCTTGTGCTACACAGGCTATATTAAGTGTATTATTCAACTGTCGTCATCCAGATATTGAGCTTGGCGCTACTTTAAGTGAATTCAAAGAGTTTTCTCAAAAGTTTGATGCTAATATGAAAGGTTTGGCCTTAAGTAATTCACAAAAAATTCGTTCAGTGCATAATTCTTTTGgaag AAGCAATtctatttttgaatttgatGATACTGCTAAGCCAAAATCTAAAGATGATGAGGCTTATCATTTTGTCGCTATTGTGCCTATCGATGGTCGTCTTTATGAGTTAGATGGATTGAAAGAAGGTCCAATTGATTTAGGATTAATAAAACCCAATACAGATTGGGTTGAAGCAGCAAAACcatttattgaaaaaagaaTAAACAA atATAAGGAAGGAGAAGTTCATTTCAATTTAATGGCAGTAGTATCCGATAGGAAATTAATTTTGGAACAGCGACTAATGAGTTTAAAAACAGAAGAATtg gatGAAGCAACCAAAATTTCTGAAGAAACTAACATCCGTATGAAAATTGCTGATGAAGAAGACAAAATGAAAcgatacaaaattgaaaatgctcggcgtaaacataattatttgccATTAATTGTGGAAATTTTGAAACTCTTAGCTAAAGATGGAAAGTTGGTACCATTGTACGAAAGAGCTAAAGCAAAAACTTTAgagaaagaaaaacaaaaaattggcaAAGCTTAG
- the LOC132919628 gene encoding ubiquitin carboxyl-terminal hydrolase isozyme L5 isoform X2 — MSDSVGWCLIESDPGVFTELIRELGVTGAQVEELWTLDSSLFEAIKPVHGLIFLFRWIGEDQPDGQIVRDSRIERLFFAKQVINNACATQAILSVLFNCRHPDIELGATLSEFKEFSQKFDANMKGLALSNSQKIRSVHNSFGSNSIFEFDDTAKPKSKDDEAYHFVAIVPIDGRLYELDGLKEGPIDLGLIKPNTDWVEAAKPFIEKRINKYKEGEVHFNLMAVVSDRKLILEQRLMSLKTEELDEATKISEETNIRMKIADEEDKMKRYKIENARRKHNYLPLIVEILKLLAKDGKLVPLYERAKAKTLEKEKQKIGKA, encoded by the exons ATGTCAGATTCAGTTGGTTGGTGCTTAATCGAAAGCGATCCCGGCGTATTTACGGAACTAATTCGTGAACTTG GTGTGACCGGTGCTCAAGTTGAAGAATTATGGACATTGGACAGTAGTTTGTTTGAAGCGATCAA gcCTGTTCACGGTTTAATATTTCTCTTCCGGTGGATAGGAGAAGACCAACCTGATGGACAAATTGTCAGGGATTCAAGAATTGAAAGGTTATTCTTTGCTAAACAG gttaTTAATAATGCTTGTGCTACACAGGCTATATTAAGTGTATTATTCAACTGTCGTCATCCAGATATTGAGCTTGGCGCTACTTTAAGTGAATTCAAAGAGTTTTCTCAAAAGTTTGATGCTAATATGAAAGGTTTGGCCTTAAGTAATTCACAAAAAATTCGTTCAGTGCATAATTCTTTTGgaag CAATtctatttttgaatttgatGATACTGCTAAGCCAAAATCTAAAGATGATGAGGCTTATCATTTTGTCGCTATTGTGCCTATCGATGGTCGTCTTTATGAGTTAGATGGATTGAAAGAAGGTCCAATTGATTTAGGATTAATAAAACCCAATACAGATTGGGTTGAAGCAGCAAAACcatttattgaaaaaagaaTAAACAA atATAAGGAAGGAGAAGTTCATTTCAATTTAATGGCAGTAGTATCCGATAGGAAATTAATTTTGGAACAGCGACTAATGAGTTTAAAAACAGAAGAATtg gatGAAGCAACCAAAATTTCTGAAGAAACTAACATCCGTATGAAAATTGCTGATGAAGAAGACAAAATGAAAcgatacaaaattgaaaatgctcggcgtaaacataattatttgccATTAATTGTGGAAATTTTGAAACTCTTAGCTAAAGATGGAAAGTTGGTACCATTGTACGAAAGAGCTAAAGCAAAAACTTTAgagaaagaaaaacaaaaaattggcaAAGCTTAG
- the LOC132922883 gene encoding splicing factor 3B subunit 6 produces the protein MALASMQRKTNVRLPPEINRVLYIRNLPYKITAEEMYDIFGKYGAIRQIRVGNTPDTRGTAFVVYEDIFDAKNACDHLSGFNVCNRYLVVLYYQSTKAFKKLDTDKKKAELEKVKMKYGLSEEN, from the exons atggctcTTGCTAGCATGCAAAGGAAAACCaat GTACGATTGCCTCCAGAAATTAATAGGGTTCTTTACATTAGAAATTTACCTTATAAAATAACAGCTGAGGAAATGTAcgatatttttggaaaatatggTGCCATTCGTCAAATTAGAGT aggtAACACTCCAGATACAAGAGGAACAGCATTTGTAGTATATGAAGATATATTTGATGCAAAGAATGCCTGTGATCACTTGTCTGGATTCAATGTGTGCAACCGATACTTAGTGGTCTTATATTATCAA tctaccaaagcatttaaaaaattggataCAGACAAGAAGAAAGCAGAATTAGAAAAGGTTAAAATGAAATATGGCCTCAGTGAAGAAAATTAG